A genomic segment from Papaver somniferum cultivar HN1 unplaced genomic scaffold, ASM357369v1 unplaced-scaffold_3, whole genome shotgun sequence encodes:
- the LOC113341557 gene encoding agamous-like MADS-box protein AGL21, translating to MGRMKIDIEKINDPTKRLITFSKRRGGIQSKAAELCRLFADINISIIVFSPGGRAFTFSNSPLGVCNMVERFLREQTKDKIQENKNIQQCRNKAGVGNGSTDSFWWDNIDMEELESVEKLKSVRESLANLKRNLFARKEKLTAAALSPLSSSSSPINDTIIEDRIVEDAATSITEKHEAWKICCKDHPNLDLSLNLGW from the coding sequence ATGGGGAGAATGAAGATAGATATAGAAAAGATCAATGACCCAACCAAGAGACTGATAACTTTTTCGAAAAGAAGAGGCGGTATCCAGAGCAAAGCTGCTGAACTATGCAGGTTATTCGCAGATATTAATATCAGCATAATCGTATTCTCTCCTGGTGGAAGGGCTTTCACCTTTAGTAATTCTCCTCTAGGTGTTTGTAATATGGTTGAACGGTTCCTGCGAGAACAAACCAAAGATAAGATACAAGAAAACAAGAATATACAGCAATGCAGAAACAAGGCTGGTGTTGGGAACGGGAGTACTGATAGCTTTTGGTGGGATAATATAGACATGGAAGAACTTGAATCCGTGGAAAAGTTAAAATCTGTCAGAGAGTCTTTGGCAAATTTGAAACGAAATCTGTTTGCAAGAAAAGAGAAACTTACTGCAGCAGCATTGTCGCCATTGTCATCTTCCTCTTCACCAATTAACGACACAATTATAGAAGACCGAATTGTGGAAGATGCTGCAACAAGTATTACTGAGAAGCATGAAGCTTGGAAGATATGTTGCAAAGATCATCCTAATCTTGATCTTAGTCTTAATCTTGGGTGGTAG
- the LOC113341559 gene encoding agamous-like MADS-box protein AGL29 has translation MGRRKIEMEKIVNTNKRMVAFSKRRGGIQRKATKLCKLFADIIVCIIVFSPGGKAFTFTNSPMGVCYMVQPFLEEHRKDKKQENKNVHSHKELDSVEKLKDVRESLAKLKQNLSERKEKVITSSSSLSPSPSSTIEDSIIIEDSDDEDCKTSITENHEARKTSGDDHHDLDLSLGWQLKETMSLFDKVEEQPPFLKRDIGHHMVKQCQSDPSQN, from the exons ATGGGGAGAAGGAAGATTGAGATGGAAAAGATTGTAAATACAAACAAGAGAATGGTAGCTTTTTCGAAAAGAAGAGGCGGTATCCAAAGGAAAGCTACTAAACTTTGCAAGTTATTTGCAGACATTATTGTCTGCATAATCGTATTCTCTCCAGGTGGAAAGGCTTTCACCTTTACTAATTCTCCGATGGGTGTTTGTTATATGGTTCAACCGTTCCTCGAAGAACACAGAAAAGATAAGAAACAAGAGAACAAGAATGTGCACAGCCACAAAG AACTGGATTCTGTGGAAAAGTTAAAGGATGTGCGGGAATCATTggcaaaattgaaacaaaatttgtctgaaagaaaagagaaagtcaTTACATCGTCTTCGTCGCTGTCGCCATCTCCATCTTCCACTATAGAAGACTCGATCATAATTGAAGACTCTGACGACGAAGACTGCAAAACAAGTATTACTGAAAATCACGAGGCAAGGAAGACTAGTGGGGATGATCATCATGATCTTGATCTCAGTCTTGGGTGGCAGCTTAAGGAAACTATGTCATTGTTCGACAAGGTTGAGGAGCAGCCCCCTTTCCTGAAAAGGGATATTGGTCATCATATGGTCAAACAATGTCAAAGTGACCCCTCacaaaattga
- the LOC113341560 gene encoding vacuolar iron transporter homolog 4-like, translating into MAANQTYEPSTHLAVARPNTSTIDIERPKTIEEMNQEQDDQFDYSQRSQWLRAAVLGANDDLVSTASLMMGVGAVKEDVKFMILTGFAGLIAGACSMAIGEFVSVYSQLDIEVAQIKRDNLARKNEEENSDGEKEKLPNPFQAAGASAIAFSIGAIVPILAAAFIKDHKLRLGVVVVATSLALLVFGMLGAVLGKAPLLKSSLRVFVGGLIAMAITFGLTKLVGMSGI; encoded by the exons ATGGCTGCTAATCAAACTTATGAACCATCAACTCATCTAGCAGTTGCTAGGCCAAACACATCCACTATCGATATCGAACGTCCAAAAACTATTGAAGAAATGAACCAGGAACAAGACGACCAGTTTGACTACTCTCAAAGGTCACAGTGGCTGCGAGCTGCTGTTCTTGGAGCCAATGATGACTTAGTTTCAACCGCTTCATTGATGATGGGAGTAGGAGCTGTTAAAGAAGATGTGAAGTTTATGATTCTTACTGGCTTTGCCGGTTTGATAGCCGGGGCATGTAGTATGGCTATAGGAGAATTCGTTTCAGTTTATTCGCAACTCGACATAGAGGTAGCGCAAATAAAACGCGATAATCTTGCAAGAAAAAATGAGGAAGAGAATAGTGATGGTGAGAAGGAAAAGTTGCCAAACCCATTTCAAGCAGCTGGGGCATCAGCAATTGCATTTTCCATCGGTGCTATTGTACCAATATTAGCAGCGGCCTTTATAAAAGATCATAAGCTTAGGTTGGGAGTGGTAGTAGTAGCCACGAGTTTGGCCTTGTTGGTGTTTGGAatgtt AGGGGCTGTCTTAGGAAAAGCACCTTTGTTGAAATCTTCCTTGAGGGTATTTGTTGGAGGATTGATTGCCATGGCTATAACATTTGGATTGACAAAGTTGGTTGGAATGAGTGGAATTTGA